The Saprospiraceae bacterium genome includes the window CAAGAAAACATACACGCTTACTAAATTCCGAAGAACCAACCAAGGAACCTGTATCAACCTCAAGCCTATCGTGCGAAGAGGAGATAGGGTGTACAAAGGCATGATCCTTTGTGATGGTTATGCAACGGAAAAAGGAGAGTTGGCACTTGGACAAAACCTTAGGGTGGCTTTCATGCCATGGAAAGGGTACAACTTTGAGGATGCCATTGTATTGTCTGAAAGGGTTGTCCGCGAAGATATTTTTACTTCTCTTCATATAGAGCACTTTGAGCTAGACGTTAGAGACACCAAATTGGGTGAAGAAGAACTTACCAATGATATTCCTAACGTTAGTGAAGAAGCAACCAAAGACCTGGACGAAAATGGTATCATTCGGGTTGGTGCTTGGGTGAAAGAAGGCGATATTCTGATTGGTAAAATCACACCGAAAGGAGAATCCGATCCAACCCCAGAAGAAAAACTGCTTCGTGCGATCTTTGGGGATAAAGCAGGTGATGTTAAAGATGCTTCTATGAAGGCACCTCCTTCTTTGAAAGGAGTGGTCATCGACAAGCAGTTGTTTGCCCGTGCGAAAAAGGATAAAGTACAAAAAGCACAAGAGAAAGACCTGCTAAGTAAGTTAGAGGATCAACATAAGATTGCACTTAATGAGTTGCAAACCATTCTTATTGATAAATTGCTACTATTGGTGAAAGATAAAGTTTCCCAAGGCGTAAAGAGCATTTATAATGAGAATTTGATTCCTACCGGTGTTAAATTTAACCAGGTATTGCTACGCGAGATTGATTATACTACGGTAGATTATAGCAATTGGACGGATGATGAGAATACCAATGCTTTGATTGCTCGTTTATTGCACAACTATAGTATAAAAGCTAATGAAGAAATCGGACGCTATAAGCGCGAAAAATTCAACATTAGTATTGGAGATGAGTTGCCTGCTGGTGTACTTAAATTAGCTAAAGTGTATTTGGCTAAAAAACGTAAGCTGAAAGTAGGTGATAAATTGGCCGGTCGTCACGGTAACAAAGGGATTGTCTCTCGGATCGTAAGGATGGAGGACATGCCATTCCTGGAGGATGGTACGCCAGTAGATATCGTACTGAACCCACTTGGGGTGCCTTCTAGGATGAACCTGGGACAGATTTTTGAAACCGTACTCGGATGGGCAGGTGAAAAACTGGGCATGAAGTATGGTACACCAATTTTTGATGGTGCCAGTATGGGGGAAATTTCTGAATACATCAATAAAGCTAACCTGCCTGATCTTGGACAAACTTATTTGTCGGATGGTGAGACAGGGGATCGTTTCCACCAGCAAGCTACCGTCGGTGTTATCTACATGCTTAAATTGTCACACATGGTTGATGACAAAATGCATGCTCGTTCCATCGGACCATACTCTTTGATTACGCAGCAACCGCTTGGTGGTAAAGCACAATTTGGTGGTCAGCGTTTTGGAGAGATGGAGGTTTGGGCACTCGAAGCATTCGGGGCAGCTAATATCTTGCGGGAATTACTGACGATTAAATCTGATGATATTACGGGACGTGCCAAAGCCTATGAGGCAATCGTTAAAGGCGATAATTTACCGGAACCAAATATTCCGGAATCCTTTAATGTATTGATACACGAATTGCGCGGCTTGGCACTCGATGTGAAATTCGAATAAAATGGATGGCAAACCTGCCCGTGAATGGCAGCCTTTGATGACATCCTTTTCATAACGATCACTTTCAAACTATCAGCAATATGCCTTTCAAGAAAAAAAGTCATATTCAAACGCAGGAATTCAACACGATCACCATTAGTCTTTCCTCTCCGGATGAAATTCTAGAGCGTTCTTATGGTGAGGTGTTAAAGCCTGAAACCATCAATTATAGATCCTACAAGCCAGAACGAGATGGTTTATTCTGTGAGCGGATTTTTGGCCCGGTTAAGGACTATGAATGTTACTGTGGTAAGTATAAAAGAATCAGATATAAAGGTATCGTATGCGACCGTTGTGGGGTAGAGGTAACTGAGAAAAAGGTACGTCGGGAGCGCATGGGACACATCAAGTTGGTTGTTCCTGTCGTGCATATCTGGTTTTTTAAATCGCTGCCCAACAAGATTGGTTATATGTTGGGGCTTTCTTCCAAAAAATTGGAGACGATTGTTTATTACGAGCGATATGTAGTGATACAACCTGGACTCAAAGAATCTGAAGGTATTGCTCAAATGGATCTCCTTACAGAAGAAGAATACCTGGATATATTGGATACTTTGCCACCTGACAATCAAATGTTGGATGACAATGATCCCAATAAGTTTATAGCCAAAATGGGCGCAGAAGCGGTCCGTGACTTGCTAATGCGACTTCAATTGGATCAGCTTTCGTATGATCTACGTCACCAGGCTGCTAATGAAACTTCTCAGCAACGCAAGTCAGAAGCCTTAAAGCGATTGCGCGTGGTGGAGGCTTTCAGGGACGGTTTAAGCAGGATGGAGAACCGTCCAGAGTGGACGGTGATTCAATATTTGCCGGTGGTGCCACCCGAATTGAGGCCTCTAGTGCCACTGGATGGTGGCCGATTCGCCAGTTCAGATTTGAATGACTTGTATCGTCGGGTAATCATCCGAAATAACCGCCTGAAGCGTTTGTTGGAGATTAAAGCACCTGAGGTCATCCTTCGTAATGAGAAAAGGATGTTGCAAGAGGCGGTGGACTCTTTGTTCGACAACTCTCGAAAATCCAACGCAGTTAAGGCAGAAGGGGGACGTGCCCTGAAATCTTTGAGTGACATTCTTAAAGGTAAACAAGGTCGTTTCCGTCAGAACCTTTTGGGAAAAAGGGTGGATTATTCTGGTCGTTCAGTGATCGTAGTAGGGCCAACCTTGAAGCTGCATGAATGCGGTATTCCCAAGGCCATGGCAGCGGAATTGTTCAAGCCATTTGTCATTCGCAAATTGATCGAGCGCGGAATCGTTAAAACGGTAAAATCCGCTAAAAAATTGGTAGATCGCAAGGATCCTGTTATCTGGGAGATTCTTGAGAATATACTAAAGGGCCACCCAGTGATGTTGAACCGGGCGCCTACGCTTCACCGATTATCCATTCAGGCTTTCCAGCCTAAATTGATAGAAGGCAAGGCTATTCAGTTGCATCCATTGGTATGTGGTGCCTTCAATGCCGACTTTGACGGTGACCAAATGGCAGTTCACGTACCATTGAGCCAGGCTGCAGTGCTTGAGGCACAGGTCTTGATGCTTTCTGCCCACAACATGCTTAACCCTCAAAACGGTACACCGATTACCCTGCCTTCACAGGATATGGTACTTGGATTGTACTACATTACCAAAGAGCGTAAGTCTACAGAGTCAATTAAGGTAAAAGGTGATGGCCGCAGGTTTTATTCAGCAGAAGAAGTTATTATTTCATATAACGAAGGAAAACTTGACCTACATGCACCGATTAAAGTACGTGTAAAAGTAGAGGGAGAAAATGGTGCCTTTGTTTCAAAACTGATCGATACCACTACCGGACGTGTGATCTTTAATGAAAGCGTTCCAAAGGAGGTACCTTATGTAAATGCATTACTTACTAAGCGTAACCTCAAATTGGTTATTGCTGATGTATTGGAAAGAACGGATTTTCATGTCACTGCTGAATTCCTTGATGCCATCAAGGATCTAGGGTTTATGTGGGCTTTCAAAGGTGGTCTGTCTTTCAATCTAGGAGATTTGATTACGCCTACGGTTAAGCAACGAACCTTGGACCAGGCGCAGGAAGAGGTGGATGAAGTATGGGATAATTACAACATGGGTTTAATTACCAATAATGAGCGGTACAACCAGATTATTGATAAATGGACCTATGCGGATAACCGTATTACCGATAACTTGATGAGGGAGTTGGCTGCACATAAACAAGGATTCAATTCTGTGTTTATGATGCTTGACTCAGGTGCTCGTGGTTCCAAGCAACAAATTAAGCAGTTGTGTGGACTCAGGGGCTTGATGGCTAAACCTAGAAAATCGGGTGATACAGGTGGCGCTGTTATTGAGAACCCTATCTTGTCTAACTTTATGGATGGACTTTCGGTGTTGGAATACTTTATTTCTACACACGGTGCGCGAAAAGGTTTGGCGGATACGGCTTTGAAAACGGCGGATGCAGGTTATTTGACGCGTCGTTTGGTTGATGTTTCTCAGGATGTTGTGATTCGAGAAGAAGATTGTGATACCCTTAGAGGTATTGAAACTTCGGCCTTTAAGGACAATGAAAAGGTAATTGAGAGACTTTCTTCCAGGATTGAAGGCCGTTATACTTTGCATGATATTTTCCATCCTATTACAGATGCTATCATCTTAAAAGCAGGGGATTATATCGATAGCCGAACGGCGCTGTATATTGAAGATGAAGGCATTGAGACGGTTACGATTCGTTCAGTACTCACTTGTGAGACCAAAAGAGGAGTATGTACCAAATGCTATGGTAAAAACCTGGCAACGGGTCGAATTACAGAAGCTGGTGATGCAGTGGGTATTATTGCTGCTCAATCCATTGGTGAACCGGGTACACAGTTGACACTTCGTACGTTCCACACAGGTGGTACAGCATCGGTTTCTAAAACGGAATCAGAGATCACTGCCAAATTCAATGGTAAGATCGAATTTGATAGCATGCGGGTGACAACAATCACTGGGGAACTGGGTGAAAAACAAGATGTTGTTTTAGCACGTACAGGTGAAGTCAGGGTTGTTGATCCCGAAACGGGCAAGCAATATAGTTCACACCATATTCCTTATGGTGCCATATTGGCGGTGAAGGAAGGTGCTATGATTGGCAAAGGTGAGCCTATCTGTCAATGGGACCCTTTCAACGCGGTGATTATTTCAGAATTTTCAGGTATTGCTCGTTTTGATGGCATTGAAGAAGGCGTTACGTTTAGGGTAGAGAAGGATGATCAGACAGGTCACGCTGATAAGGTGATTATTGAGCCTAAGAATAAACGTAAGATCCCGATCATCAAGATTGTTAGCCCGTCTGGTGAAGAGCTAAGAAGTTACAACTTGCCAGTGGGTGCTTATATCTCCATTGATGATGGTGCTGATGTAAGAAGTGGACAAAAAATCGTTAAGATCCCTAGACGATTAGGTAAAATTCAGGATATCACAGGTGGTTTGCCAAGGGTAACAGAGTTATTCGAAGCGCGTAACCCTTCCAACCCTGCGGTGGTTTCTGAAATTGATGGTGTTGTTGCTTTTGGAAAGATTAAACGGGGTAATCGCGAGGTAATCGTTACCGCCAAAGACGAGCAAAAACGCAAATACTTGATCGGACTCTCCAAGCATATCCTGGTTCAGGAAGGTGACTTTGTGAGGGCGGGTACGCCACTATCTGATGGAGCAACGGCGCCCAGAGACATTCTAAATATCAGGGGACCATTCGCTGTTCAACAGTATTTGGTAAATGGTATTCAGGAAGTTTATCGCTCTCAGGGTATTACGATTAACAACAAGCATATTGAAGTAATCGTAAGACAAATGATGCGAAGGGTGCAAATTGAAGATCCAGGTGATACTTCTTTCTTGGAAGGTGAAGCAGTTGATAAATTCGAATTCTTAGAAGTAAATGACTGGATTTTTGATAAAAAATTCGTCACGGAAGGTGGAGATTCTAATCGCCTTCGTCCTGGTCAATTGGTGACACTGCGTCAATTGAGAGAAGAAAATTCTTACCTCAAACGCAATGATAAAAAGCCAGTTGAATACAGAGATGCGGTTGCCTCGACATCAAGTCCGTTGTTACAAGGTATTACCAGGGCTTCTTTGGGAACCTTAAGCTGGATTTCTGCAGCTTCCTTCCAGGAAACAACC containing:
- the rpoC gene encoding DNA-directed RNA polymerase subunit beta'; translation: MPFKKKSHIQTQEFNTITISLSSPDEILERSYGEVLKPETINYRSYKPERDGLFCERIFGPVKDYECYCGKYKRIRYKGIVCDRCGVEVTEKKVRRERMGHIKLVVPVVHIWFFKSLPNKIGYMLGLSSKKLETIVYYERYVVIQPGLKESEGIAQMDLLTEEEYLDILDTLPPDNQMLDDNDPNKFIAKMGAEAVRDLLMRLQLDQLSYDLRHQAANETSQQRKSEALKRLRVVEAFRDGLSRMENRPEWTVIQYLPVVPPELRPLVPLDGGRFASSDLNDLYRRVIIRNNRLKRLLEIKAPEVILRNEKRMLQEAVDSLFDNSRKSNAVKAEGGRALKSLSDILKGKQGRFRQNLLGKRVDYSGRSVIVVGPTLKLHECGIPKAMAAELFKPFVIRKLIERGIVKTVKSAKKLVDRKDPVIWEILENILKGHPVMLNRAPTLHRLSIQAFQPKLIEGKAIQLHPLVCGAFNADFDGDQMAVHVPLSQAAVLEAQVLMLSAHNMLNPQNGTPITLPSQDMVLGLYYITKERKSTESIKVKGDGRRFYSAEEVIISYNEGKLDLHAPIKVRVKVEGENGAFVSKLIDTTTGRVIFNESVPKEVPYVNALLTKRNLKLVIADVLERTDFHVTAEFLDAIKDLGFMWAFKGGLSFNLGDLITPTVKQRTLDQAQEEVDEVWDNYNMGLITNNERYNQIIDKWTYADNRITDNLMRELAAHKQGFNSVFMMLDSGARGSKQQIKQLCGLRGLMAKPRKSGDTGGAVIENPILSNFMDGLSVLEYFISTHGARKGLADTALKTADAGYLTRRLVDVSQDVVIREEDCDTLRGIETSAFKDNEKVIERLSSRIEGRYTLHDIFHPITDAIILKAGDYIDSRTALYIEDEGIETVTIRSVLTCETKRGVCTKCYGKNLATGRITEAGDAVGIIAAQSIGEPGTQLTLRTFHTGGTASVSKTESEITAKFNGKIEFDSMRVTTITGELGEKQDVVLARTGEVRVVDPETGKQYSSHHIPYGAILAVKEGAMIGKGEPICQWDPFNAVIISEFSGIARFDGIEEGVTFRVEKDDQTGHADKVIIEPKNKRKIPIIKIVSPSGEELRSYNLPVGAYISIDDGADVRSGQKIVKIPRRLGKIQDITGGLPRVTELFEARNPSNPAVVSEIDGVVAFGKIKRGNREVIVTAKDEQKRKYLIGLSKHILVQEGDFVRAGTPLSDGATAPRDILNIRGPFAVQQYLVNGIQEVYRSQGITINNKHIEVIVRQMMRRVQIEDPGDTSFLEGEAVDKFEFLEVNDWIFDKKFVTEGGDSNRLRPGQLVTLRQLREENSYLKRNDKKPVEYRDAVASTSSPLLQGITRASLGTLSWISAASFQETTKVLSTAAIAAKVDGLQGLKENVIVGKLIPAGTGLRRFDNIFVTTKESQMAYESRRTQLEEVDDLD